In Mustela nigripes isolate SB6536 chromosome 2, MUSNIG.SB6536, whole genome shotgun sequence, a single window of DNA contains:
- the LOC132010070 gene encoding ribosomal biogenesis factor-like isoform X2 — protein sequence MAKNKLRGQKSRNVFHIASQKNYKTKNKAKPVITNLKKINTVSDEKPVNVDEATRLMSQL from the exons ATGGCCAAGAACAAACTAAGAGGGCAGAAGTCCAGGAATGTATTTCATATAGCCAgccaaaaaaattataagactaaaaacaaagcaaaaccagttATCACGAATCTTAAGAAGATAAACACTGTGAGTGATGAAAAA CCAGTTAATGTTGATGAAGCAACAAGATTAATGTCTCAGCTATAA
- the LOC132010070 gene encoding ribosomal biogenesis factor-like isoform X1: MAKNKLRGQKSRNVFHIASQKNYKTKNKAKPVITNLKKINTVSDEKVNRVNKAFIDKQRELPHFSKLNLEPLQKQVIPQHDFQS, from the coding sequence ATGGCCAAGAACAAACTAAGAGGGCAGAAGTCCAGGAATGTATTTCATATAGCCAgccaaaaaaattataagactaaaaacaaagcaaaaccagttATCACGAATCTTAAGAAGATAAACACTGTGAGTGATGAAAAAGTTAACAGAGTGAATAAAGCTTTCATAGATAAACAAAGGGAACTTCCACATTTCTCAAAATTGAACCTTGAACCTCTACAGAAACAGGTGATTCCTCAGCATGACTTTCAGTCATGA